In Thermococcus zilligii AN1, a genomic segment contains:
- a CDS encoding TdeIII family type II restriction endonuclease, protein MKKATKEKIWTYLEGFMQGLINKYDPQVIREEVLEKALFDPDKGDYKPFHMALIPKEFLRIQSFFRSFSTSLGQGVFEYIAKIVAENSGRWEVVKRNSAFEATASSNVESFVDRFLEDVGAGRAKPYPVDIPEPQDSSIKKIVVDLYLYDGKTSYFIEIKSPKPNKDQARRTKEKFLYLLATYPNSKTYYGMPYNPFGEEKSRYKWSFVSMYFDLQNEVLIGSEFWDFVGGPGTYNELLELFKEFGDEKGKEITSRLIRAHSGG, encoded by the coding sequence ATGAAGAAAGCCACTAAAGAAAAAATCTGGACGTATCTTGAGGGATTCATGCAGGGTCTTATCAACAAATATGATCCTCAGGTTATCCGGGAAGAGGTTCTCGAAAAAGCGCTCTTCGACCCGGATAAAGGAGATTACAAGCCGTTTCATATGGCTCTGATTCCCAAAGAGTTTCTTCGTATTCAAAGTTTCTTCAGGTCATTTTCAACCTCACTTGGGCAGGGTGTTTTTGAGTACATAGCTAAGATTGTTGCAGAAAATAGTGGGAGATGGGAAGTTGTAAAACGAAATTCAGCTTTTGAGGCAACAGCTTCTTCGAATGTGGAAAGCTTTGTTGACAGGTTCCTTGAAGACGTTGGTGCTGGGCGGGCGAAGCCGTACCCGGTGGACATTCCAGAGCCCCAGGATTCATCCATAAAGAAAATCGTTGTTGACCTTTATCTCTACGATGGAAAAACCTCCTATTTCATTGAAATCAAGTCACCCAAGCCCAACAAAGATCAAGCGAGGCGGACCAAGGAGAAGTTTTTGTACCTCCTCGCAACGTACCCTAACTCAAAAACCTACTACGGGATGCCATATAACCCGTTTGGAGAAGAAAAATCTCGGTATAAGTGGAGTTTTGTAAGCATGTATTTTGATCTCCAGAATGAAGTTTTAATCGGATCCGAATTTTGGGATTTCGTCGGTGGACCCGGGACATATAATGAGCTCCTTGAATTGTTTAAAGAATTTGGCGATGAAAAGGGAAAAGAAATAACGAGCAGGCTTATCCGGGCTCATTCCGGAGGGTGA
- a CDS encoding DNA methyltransferase family protein, which produces MAWITEGRYTSNELRLFDDARQLYELQLAKMEFLNFSTDLDEFIKRTAYFEEVLGKKSWHYYISSVKGKGQIGHTNQYMTHWFYPYKGKFHGQMVKALINFANARNFDVVLDPYLGSGTTLIESSLLGLPGKGVEINPALAIISQIKLDSLSISYPELSDVLTPALVNEAFRYFKNLKVQPNSIKPTVEEHLNARELLELLWDSYFPRSSLHELPFEWRNFLMLLYLHALSDYTYLTGTRKERSLQEFFHENLQEYLKTIEGTYNVIHKLGIELGDYEITIGSTLSLPYPDKSVKAIVTSPPYSIALDYIENDEHLLKYFGIDISALRDQMIGLRGKGKEKLVLYERDLKRSIEEMVRVLKPGGWAVIVLGDISIDGTRTNFKDKILNWGTELGCSEVFALERAILGGFARLRFEYLIFLRK; this is translated from the coding sequence ATGGCGTGGATAACCGAAGGGAGATATACTTCAAATGAACTGAGACTTTTTGATGATGCAAGACAGTTATATGAGCTTCAGCTTGCTAAGATGGAATTCTTGAACTTCTCTACGGATCTTGATGAGTTCATTAAGAGAACAGCCTACTTCGAAGAAGTTCTTGGCAAGAAAAGCTGGCACTATTATATTAGCTCTGTGAAGGGGAAAGGTCAAATAGGGCATACTAATCAATACATGACCCATTGGTTCTACCCCTATAAGGGCAAGTTCCACGGGCAGATGGTTAAGGCCCTTATAAACTTTGCAAATGCTCGGAATTTTGATGTGGTTCTTGATCCATACCTTGGTTCTGGAACCACCCTCATAGAAAGCTCTCTCTTGGGTCTCCCTGGTAAAGGCGTTGAAATAAACCCTGCCCTTGCCATAATTTCTCAGATAAAACTTGATTCCCTAAGTATTTCGTATCCGGAGCTCTCCGATGTGCTGACTCCGGCTTTGGTGAATGAGGCCTTTAGGTATTTTAAGAATCTCAAAGTTCAGCCCAATTCAATAAAACCAACAGTTGAAGAGCATCTTAACGCAAGGGAACTTCTTGAACTGCTTTGGGATTCGTATTTTCCCAGATCTTCACTTCATGAACTCCCCTTTGAGTGGCGTAACTTTCTGATGCTGTTATACCTTCACGCACTTTCCGACTATACCTATCTAACGGGAACCCGAAAGGAAAGATCCCTTCAAGAATTCTTCCATGAAAACCTTCAGGAATACCTCAAAACAATTGAAGGTACTTACAATGTTATACATAAGCTTGGTATAGAGCTTGGCGATTACGAAATCACAATCGGCTCGACGCTCAGTCTTCCCTATCCGGATAAAAGCGTTAAGGCAATAGTTACCTCACCTCCCTATAGTATTGCGTTGGATTATATCGAGAATGATGAACACCTTTTGAAATACTTTGGAATAGATATTAGCGCTCTGAGAGACCAGATGATAGGTTTAAGGGGAAAGGGCAAAGAGAAGCTCGTGCTGTACGAGAGAGATTTAAAGCGCAGTATTGAGGAGATGGTCAGGGTTTTAAAACCCGGGGGGTGGGCTGTTATAGTTCTTGGGGACATAAGCATTGACGGAACACGCACGAACTTTAAGGACAAGATACTTAACTGGGGTACTGAACTTGGTTGTTCCGAAGTCTTTGCTCTTGAAAGGGCAATCCTTGGGGGGTTCGCCAGGCTTAGGTTTGAGTATCTGATCTTCCTAAGGAAGTGA
- a CDS encoding DNA-directed DNA polymerase II small subunit — protein sequence MMLVEDLVKNGYLITPPAYYLLEPHYKKDFTLAELIKFVKSAGTFLIDLTLAEEFLREKGLVSGGVAGEIENGESPVGEETEEFTPTSSADIPSSSSDGVLQASESFSNEDSPGEVGSYVSTGEPPQSGASGASSEVLEPYEDLNYGGESFVSTGSEDIENLPEDGVDSGITEDVPVEIPESADEEDEVLLEPEPEDEYLDDSNGENGNGDISPRIVYGDYGIPIAYVEEEVPEEETRSYSVYSDVQITPRENFHYLAAKIEGDYAVVFDVRNVKLNPPRAKNTSGKEGEPLVEAYRSMFGSRLRKMRRIFRENPEIGGIIDIGKLSYIKPDDEVTVVGLVNSKKETSKGYVLEIEDVTGMVKVFVNRDHEDSKKVMEIMHDSVIAVTGRYSGRGMIFAEKIYLPDVPKFRGKHEPLKEKVYAVLLSDIHVGSKKFCEKAFIKFLDWLNGDVENEAHAELVSRIKYMIIAGDVVDGIGIYPGQYDELAIPDIFDQYEALANLLRNVPKHIHMFIGPGNHDAARTAVPQPGFYEEYARPIFRLKNATIISNPAVIRLHGRDFLVAHGRGIEDVVSEIPNRSHHRPAEAMVNLLKLRHLAPTFGGKVPIAPDPDDLLVIESVPDLFQAGHVHVLEYRIYNGVFVINSGTWQAQTEFQKMVNIVPTPARVPIIDVETARLRAVIRFDQFCEGV from the coding sequence ATGATGCTCGTTGAGGATTTAGTCAAGAATGGTTATCTGATAACTCCCCCTGCTTACTACCTTCTCGAGCCGCACTATAAGAAAGACTTCACCCTGGCGGAGCTCATCAAGTTCGTCAAATCTGCCGGGACCTTCCTAATCGACCTAACCCTTGCAGAGGAATTTCTCAGGGAGAAAGGCCTGGTTTCCGGTGGAGTTGCTGGGGAGATAGAAAACGGAGAATCTCCCGTGGGGGAAGAAACTGAGGAATTTACGCCTACATCATCAGCGGATATTCCTTCATCTTCTTCAGACGGCGTTTTACAGGCTTCAGAATCCTTTTCCAACGAGGACTCCCCTGGCGAGGTGGGGAGTTATGTTTCCACTGGAGAACCCCCGCAATCTGGGGCTTCTGGTGCATCCTCTGAAGTTTTGGAGCCCTACGAAGACCTAAATTATGGGGGGGAGAGTTTTGTTTCCACTGGAAGTGAGGACATCGAAAACCTGCCCGAAGATGGGGTAGATAGTGGAATCACCGAGGACGTTCCAGTGGAAATCCCGGAGTCAGCGGATGAAGAAGATGAAGTCCTGCTGGAGCCTGAGCCGGAAGACGAGTACCTTGATGATTCGAACGGTGAAAACGGGAATGGCGATATTAGTCCAAGGATCGTCTACGGTGACTACGGAATTCCCATTGCCTACGTCGAGGAGGAGGTTCCCGAGGAGGAGACCAGGTCATACTCGGTTTACTCTGATGTCCAAATAACTCCCAGGGAGAACTTCCACTACCTTGCCGCCAAGATCGAAGGGGATTATGCCGTTGTTTTTGACGTGAGAAACGTTAAGCTGAACCCGCCAAGGGCTAAGAACACCTCTGGAAAAGAGGGAGAACCCCTGGTCGAGGCTTATCGTTCAATGTTCGGATCCCGCCTTCGGAAGATGAGGCGCATCTTCCGGGAGAACCCCGAAATAGGGGGCATCATAGACATTGGAAAGCTGAGCTATATCAAGCCCGACGATGAGGTAACAGTTGTTGGGCTTGTGAACTCTAAAAAGGAAACCTCGAAGGGCTACGTTTTGGAGATAGAAGACGTCACGGGCATGGTTAAGGTTTTCGTAAACAGGGATCATGAGGATTCCAAGAAGGTAATGGAGATCATGCACGACTCGGTTATAGCCGTTACCGGCAGGTACTCTGGCAGGGGGATGATATTTGCCGAGAAAATTTACCTTCCCGATGTCCCCAAGTTCCGCGGAAAGCACGAGCCCCTAAAAGAGAAGGTCTACGCCGTTCTTTTGAGTGATATCCACGTTGGTTCCAAAAAGTTCTGTGAGAAGGCCTTCATTAAGTTCCTCGACTGGTTGAACGGTGACGTCGAGAACGAAGCCCACGCCGAGCTCGTCAGCAGGATAAAGTACATGATCATTGCCGGAGACGTTGTGGACGGCATTGGTATTTATCCCGGACAGTACGATGAGCTGGCAATACCGGATATCTTTGACCAGTACGAGGCTTTGGCTAACCTCCTCCGGAACGTTCCAAAGCATATCCATATGTTCATCGGGCCCGGCAACCACGACGCGGCCAGAACCGCCGTTCCCCAGCCAGGTTTTTATGAGGAGTACGCGAGGCCAATTTTCAGGCTTAAAAACGCCACTATAATAAGCAATCCCGCTGTGATAAGGCTTCACGGGAGGGACTTCCTCGTGGCCCATGGTAGGGGAATAGAGGATGTAGTCAGTGAGATCCCAAATAGGAGCCACCACAGGCCCGCTGAGGCAATGGTGAACCTCCTAAAACTCCGCCATCTGGCGCCAACCTTTGGCGGGAAAGTCCCCATTGCTCCTGATCCGGATGATCTGCTGGTCATTGAGAGTGTTCCTGATCTCTTCCAGGCGGGCCACGTCCATGTTCTGGAATACCGTATTTACAACGGTGTTTTCGTCATAAACAGCGGAACCTGGCAGGCCCAGACCGAGTTCCAGAAGATGGTGAACATAGTCCCAACCCCGGCCAGGGTTCCGATAATAGATGTGGAAACCGCCCGTTTGAGGGCTGTAATCCGGTTTGACCAGTTCTGTGAGGGGGTTTGA
- a CDS encoding ORC1-type DNA replication protein, whose amino-acid sequence MNDYLGSIFEKYIHAKKIFKNKEVLRHSYTPKELPHRKKQVEDLAHILVPVLRGETPSNVFVYGKTGTGKTVTIKFVTEELKKISQKYNVPVEVIYINCEIVDTQYRVLANIVNHFKAESGVEIPLVGWPTDEVYAKLKEVIDARERFVIIVLDEVDKLVKKSGDDILYSLTRINTELSRAKVSIIGISNDLKFKEYLDARVLSSLSEEEVVFPPYDANQLRDILMKRAGDAFNEGVLDDAVVPLCAALAAREHGDARRALDLLRVAGEIAEREGADKVTERHVWLAQEKIEQDTMEEVIKTLPLHSKVLLYAVVLLDENGDLPANTGDVYSVYKMICDYIDLDPLTQRRVSDLINELDMLGIINAKVVSKGRYGRTKEIRLNVVPQKVKKIFSGEDQLRPLLAVDLSRQRRLI is encoded by the coding sequence ATGAACGACTACCTGGGCTCGATCTTTGAGAAGTACATTCACGCGAAAAAAATATTCAAGAACAAAGAGGTTCTCCGGCATAGCTACACTCCCAAGGAGCTCCCGCACAGGAAAAAGCAGGTGGAGGATCTCGCCCACATACTTGTCCCTGTTCTCCGTGGTGAAACACCCTCCAATGTCTTTGTCTACGGAAAAACCGGAACTGGAAAAACCGTCACCATCAAGTTCGTTACCGAGGAGCTCAAGAAAATTTCTCAAAAGTACAACGTTCCAGTTGAAGTCATCTACATCAACTGCGAGATAGTGGACACCCAGTACAGGGTCCTCGCGAACATAGTCAACCACTTCAAGGCTGAGAGCGGCGTTGAGATCCCCCTCGTCGGCTGGCCCACCGATGAGGTCTATGCGAAGCTCAAAGAGGTCATAGACGCCCGTGAGCGCTTCGTTATTATCGTTCTGGATGAGGTAGACAAACTCGTCAAGAAGAGCGGCGATGATATTTTGTATTCCCTCACGAGGATTAACACCGAGCTTTCTCGGGCCAAGGTTAGCATAATAGGAATCTCCAACGACCTGAAGTTTAAGGAGTATTTAGATGCCAGGGTTCTTTCCAGCCTCAGTGAGGAGGAGGTTGTCTTTCCACCCTATGACGCCAACCAGCTTCGCGATATCCTAATGAAACGTGCCGGGGATGCTTTTAACGAGGGTGTCCTGGATGATGCCGTGGTTCCGCTCTGTGCAGCTTTGGCGGCGAGGGAGCACGGTGATGCCAGGCGTGCCCTCGATCTTCTCAGGGTTGCGGGGGAGATAGCCGAGCGGGAGGGGGCTGATAAGGTCACCGAGCGGCACGTGTGGCTCGCCCAGGAGAAGATAGAGCAGGATACCATGGAAGAGGTTATCAAGACCCTCCCGCTCCACTCCAAGGTTCTCCTCTATGCCGTGGTTCTCCTCGATGAGAACGGCGATTTGCCAGCGAACACGGGGGACGTTTACTCGGTCTACAAGATGATCTGCGATTACATTGACCTGGATCCCCTCACCCAAAGGCGCGTCAGCGATCTGATAAACGAGCTCGATATGCTCGGGATCATTAACGCTAAGGTCGTTAGTAAGGGACGCTACGGCAGAACGAAAGAGATCCGCCTAAACGTCGTTCCCCAAAAGGTGAAGAAGATCTTCAGCGGGGAAGACCAGCTCAGGCCTCTTTTGGCGGTTGACCTCTCCCGGCAGAGGAGGCTGATATGA
- a CDS encoding ion channel, with amino-acid sequence MIPVILVKRLLKLHVKLSKNRVIIIAGAVVVFALLFSALFMVFEGVDFFTALYWAVITMATIGYGDVTPKTVSGRVVAMAAAVVGISTFTALISVLAEFFVSSSLRRMMGMHRVKYSEHYVVIGEGSTVPSCVQELLLAISRGEARPGEIVVVFPKEEEKKKVKLPEEVEVLVGDPTSEDTLRRAGVERASNVILALEDDSKAVFTTLMIKRMSMARVLVEALREESITLLKQAGAEQVIPSRNFAGRLLASSVFEPEVVDVIADITTATGGYDVSVIIDEKAWGRPYLDVLRDLRGRGYTLLGYYLERPVLDPDLDKPIPGGPS; translated from the coding sequence ATGATTCCGGTGATTCTGGTTAAGCGACTCCTCAAGCTTCACGTTAAATTGAGCAAAAACCGAGTTATTATCATAGCGGGTGCAGTTGTTGTCTTTGCCCTCCTGTTCTCTGCTCTGTTCATGGTTTTTGAGGGCGTCGATTTTTTCACGGCCCTCTACTGGGCAGTCATAACGATGGCCACCATCGGTTATGGTGACGTGACTCCCAAAACAGTCTCCGGCCGTGTCGTGGCGATGGCCGCTGCGGTTGTTGGGATCTCAACTTTCACCGCCCTTATATCGGTGCTGGCTGAGTTCTTTGTTTCATCGTCTCTGAGGAGGATGATGGGGATGCATAGGGTGAAGTATTCAGAGCATTATGTTGTCATCGGAGAGGGGAGTACTGTTCCGAGCTGTGTCCAGGAGCTGCTCCTGGCCATAAGCAGGGGTGAAGCCAGGCCCGGGGAGATAGTGGTGGTTTTTCCAAAGGAAGAAGAAAAGAAAAAGGTGAAACTTCCTGAGGAGGTAGAAGTCCTGGTCGGGGATCCCACCAGCGAGGACACCCTTAGAAGGGCCGGGGTTGAAAGGGCTTCCAACGTTATATTAGCCCTCGAGGATGATTCAAAGGCCGTCTTCACGACCCTGATGATAAAGAGGATGTCCATGGCGAGGGTTTTAGTCGAGGCCCTCAGGGAGGAGAGCATAACTCTCCTAAAACAAGCCGGTGCAGAGCAGGTAATCCCGAGTAGAAACTTCGCAGGGAGGCTCCTGGCGAGTTCAGTGTTTGAGCCGGAGGTGGTGGATGTTATAGCCGACATAACAACTGCCACTGGAGGTTACGATGTTTCTGTTATCATCGATGAGAAGGCATGGGGCAGGCCGTATCTGGATGTTTTGAGGGACCTCAGAGGAAGGGGGTATACACTCCTGGGCTATTACCTTGAACGGCCAGTTCTTGATCCTGATTTGGACAAACCGATTCCCGGGGGGCCAAGCTAA
- the radA gene encoding DNA repair and recombination protein RadA has product MARKKSDEIKELEEFEEFEVDEEEEPEEETSKSPGKITTLEDLPGVGPATAEKLREAGYDTIEAIAVASPLELKEIAGISEGAALKIIQAAREAANIGTFMRADEYLQKRTTIGRISTGSKALDKLLGGGIETQAVTEVFGEFGSGKCFARDTRIYYENDTLVHFETIEDMYLKYASVSGELPFDNGYAVPLETVSVYTLDPDSGEIRRTKAAYIYRERVEKLAEIKLSTGQTLRVTLPHPVLVFRDGLQWVPAREIKPGDIVVGVRSVSANSSGIDPERAYFLGLFVAEGTSNPLSITIASEELKDLIVSFIEKNDGYTPTVEVRRGLYRILLRKKTAEWLGKLGVSNASTKAVPDEILNADEDSIAAFLAGYIDGDGYATGSIVEMTTKSRKLADGLVFLFKRLGTAVKLSEKKIGDEVYYRLYITGEDRKAIERVLEGARLKSREMKEGGIGRYPPALGRFLGRLYSEFRLPKRDDETAYHILTRKKDVWFTEKTLSRIEEYFKDALERLDGAEKAILAGEKPDLPFAWTALLKYGFTERQVSNYRTRGLPKRPELREKVASALIQEIGRLREVANLALETIALVRKLEFHEVSSVEVIDYNDWVYDLVIPETHNFIAPNGLVLHNTQLAHTLAVIVQKPPEEGGLNGSVVWIDTENTFRPERIRQIAENRGLNPDEVLKNIYVARAFNSNHQMLLVEKAEEIIKEKAETDRPVKLLVVDSLMAHFRSEYVGRGTLAERQQKLAKHLADLHRLANLYDIAVFVTNQVQAKPDAFFGDPTKPVGGHILAHSATLRIYLRKGKAGKRVARLIDSPHLPEGEAVFTVTEKGVED; this is encoded by the coding sequence ATGGCCCGAAAGAAGAGCGATGAAATTAAAGAGCTTGAGGAGTTTGAAGAGTTTGAGGTAGATGAGGAAGAGGAACCTGAGGAAGAGACTTCAAAGTCACCCGGGAAGATTACCACGCTGGAAGACCTTCCTGGAGTCGGCCCTGCCACGGCTGAGAAGCTCAGGGAGGCAGGTTACGATACCATCGAGGCCATAGCAGTTGCCTCTCCTCTTGAGCTTAAGGAGATAGCGGGAATAAGCGAGGGTGCCGCCCTGAAGATTATCCAGGCCGCGAGGGAAGCGGCCAACATAGGGACCTTCATGCGCGCCGACGAGTACCTGCAGAAGAGGACAACAATCGGCAGGATTTCCACTGGAAGCAAAGCCCTTGACAAGCTCCTCGGCGGTGGAATAGAAACACAGGCGGTGACGGAAGTATTCGGTGAGTTCGGTAGCGGAAAGTGCTTTGCCAGGGACACCAGGATTTACTACGAGAACGACACCCTTGTGCACTTTGAGACGATAGAGGACATGTACCTGAAGTACGCTTCCGTGTCAGGGGAGCTTCCCTTTGACAACGGTTACGCAGTTCCACTGGAAACTGTCTCAGTCTACACCCTTGATCCTGATTCCGGAGAAATCAGGCGGACAAAGGCGGCCTACATCTACCGTGAAAGGGTTGAAAAGCTGGCAGAGATAAAGCTCTCAACGGGCCAGACCCTTAGGGTGACTCTTCCTCACCCCGTTCTGGTGTTCAGGGATGGGCTCCAGTGGGTCCCGGCGAGGGAAATAAAGCCGGGGGACATTGTTGTCGGCGTGAGGAGCGTTTCAGCGAACTCCAGTGGGATTGATCCAGAGAGGGCCTACTTCCTCGGGCTCTTCGTAGCTGAGGGAACTTCCAACCCGCTCTCGATAACTATTGCCTCCGAGGAGCTGAAGGACTTGATAGTTAGCTTCATCGAAAAGAACGACGGCTATACTCCAACCGTTGAGGTAAGGCGGGGCCTCTACAGGATACTCCTCCGGAAAAAGACTGCCGAATGGCTCGGCAAACTGGGGGTTTCAAATGCTTCCACAAAGGCCGTCCCCGATGAGATACTGAACGCGGACGAAGATTCAATTGCGGCTTTCTTGGCAGGCTACATAGACGGCGATGGCTACGCCACCGGCTCGATAGTGGAAATGACCACGAAGAGCCGGAAACTCGCCGACGGCTTGGTGTTCCTCTTCAAGAGGCTTGGAACGGCCGTAAAGCTCTCCGAAAAGAAGATCGGTGACGAGGTTTACTACAGGCTTTACATAACCGGCGAGGACAGAAAGGCCATTGAAAGGGTTTTAGAGGGGGCGCGCCTCAAGTCACGGGAAATGAAAGAAGGCGGTATCGGCAGGTATCCTCCGGCCCTCGGCAGGTTCCTTGGAAGGCTCTACTCCGAGTTCCGCCTCCCGAAGAGGGACGATGAGACGGCTTACCACATCCTAACCCGGAAGAAGGACGTCTGGTTCACCGAGAAGACTCTCTCCCGCATTGAGGAGTATTTCAAAGATGCCCTTGAGCGGCTCGATGGGGCGGAAAAGGCAATCCTGGCTGGAGAAAAGCCCGATCTTCCCTTCGCCTGGACAGCTCTCCTCAAGTACGGGTTCACCGAGAGACAGGTCTCCAACTACCGCACGAGGGGCCTTCCAAAGAGGCCTGAGCTGAGGGAAAAGGTGGCCTCTGCGCTCATTCAGGAAATCGGGAGGCTGAGGGAGGTCGCCAATCTTGCGCTTGAGACCATAGCTCTCGTTAGAAAGCTTGAGTTCCACGAGGTCTCTTCGGTTGAGGTCATCGACTACAACGACTGGGTCTATGACCTCGTCATCCCGGAGACCCACAACTTCATAGCTCCCAACGGCCTCGTTCTCCACAACACCCAGCTCGCCCACACCTTAGCTGTCATAGTCCAGAAGCCACCGGAGGAGGGCGGCCTGAACGGCTCCGTGGTCTGGATTGACACGGAGAACACTTTCAGGCCCGAGAGGATAAGGCAGATCGCCGAGAACCGCGGTCTCAACCCGGACGAAGTCCTCAAGAACATTTACGTGGCAAGGGCCTTCAACAGCAACCACCAGATGCTCCTGGTTGAAAAAGCCGAGGAGATTATCAAGGAGAAAGCCGAGACGGACAGGCCCGTAAAGCTCCTGGTGGTTGACTCCCTCATGGCCCACTTCAGGAGCGAGTACGTCGGCAGGGGAACGCTCGCAGAGAGGCAGCAGAAGCTGGCCAAGCACCTCGCTGACCTCCACCGCCTCGCTAACCTCTACGACATAGCGGTCTTCGTCACCAACCAGGTCCAGGCAAAGCCCGATGCCTTCTTCGGCGATCCGACGAAGCCCGTAGGTGGCCACATCCTGGCCCACAGCGCCACGCTCAGGATATACCTCCGGAAGGGTAAAGCTGGGAAGAGGGTTGCCCGCCTGATAGACAGTCCGCACCTGCCCGAGGGCGAGGCGGTATTCACGGTAACCGAGAAGGGCGTTGAGGACTGA
- the nucS gene encoding endonuclease NucS codes for MSKVEFRVNPSPEEIKLLVDSAISSEALLTIFAHCRVYYDGRAKSELGSGDRVIIVKPDGSFLIHQSKKREPVNWQPPGSVVHVELREKPVLVSVRRKPPETLEVELEEVYLITVFHAEDYEELALTGSEAEMAELIFEQPEVIEPGFKPLYREKPVKHGIVDVLGVDREGNIVVLELKRRRADLHAVSQLKRYVETLKEEHGNVRGILVAPSLTSGARKLLEKEGLEFRKLQPPKGGKKSRGKQLRLF; via the coding sequence ATGTCCAAGGTTGAGTTCAGGGTCAATCCTTCTCCAGAGGAAATAAAGCTCCTGGTTGATTCGGCGATTTCATCGGAGGCGTTACTCACGATTTTCGCTCATTGCAGGGTTTACTACGACGGCAGGGCCAAGAGCGAGCTCGGTTCGGGGGACAGGGTCATAATAGTTAAGCCCGACGGCTCCTTTCTGATTCACCAGAGCAAAAAGAGGGAACCCGTGAACTGGCAACCCCCCGGAAGCGTGGTCCACGTTGAACTCCGGGAAAAGCCTGTTCTGGTTTCCGTTAGGCGGAAACCCCCGGAGACCCTCGAGGTTGAACTGGAGGAGGTTTACCTCATAACGGTTTTTCATGCTGAAGACTACGAGGAGCTTGCCCTCACCGGAAGCGAGGCCGAGATGGCCGAGCTAATCTTTGAACAGCCCGAGGTCATAGAGCCCGGATTTAAACCCCTCTACCGGGAGAAGCCAGTAAAGCACGGCATAGTTGACGTTCTTGGAGTTGACAGGGAAGGGAACATCGTCGTTTTAGAGCTAAAACGCAGGAGGGCAGATTTGCACGCGGTAAGCCAGCTCAAGCGCTACGTCGAGACCCTCAAAGAGGAGCACGGGAACGTCCGGGGAATCCTCGTCGCGCCTTCTCTAACTTCCGGGGCCAGAAAACTCCTGGAGAAGGAGGGGCTGGAATTCAGAAAGCTCCAGCCGCCGAAAGGAGGAAAGAAGTCCCGGGGGAAACAGCTCAGGCTCTTTTAA
- a CDS encoding DUF473 domain-containing protein produces MEAVVIAGIARRVLDDLLRNPFRTVELRSARNILAVEEALDEALRLFLTYDPFEDVSAGTEGLLAELIEAREINTRIPWEESDEREVTVCRARVKLVGLGRVVEVERKDGILVAKVRELFPHEMSIG; encoded by the coding sequence ATGGAGGCCGTGGTCATAGCCGGAATCGCGAGACGGGTCCTCGACGACCTGCTGAGGAACCCCTTCAGGACAGTAGAGCTCAGAAGCGCGAGGAACATTCTGGCAGTTGAGGAGGCCCTCGACGAGGCCCTCAGGCTTTTTCTGACCTACGACCCCTTTGAGGATGTTTCCGCAGGAACAGAAGGCCTGCTGGCAGAACTCATTGAGGCGAGGGAAATCAACACAAGGATCCCTTGGGAGGAAAGTGACGAAAGGGAAGTAACTGTCTGCAGGGCAAGGGTGAAGCTGGTGGGCCTCGGCAGGGTCGTTGAAGTCGAGAGAAAAGATGGAATCCTCGTGGCAAAGGTGAGGGAACTGTTCCCCCACGAAATGAGCATTGGTTAA
- a CDS encoding proteasome assembly chaperone family protein, giving the protein MENEKPVKLVLPEVKDPILIEGYPGIGLVGHIAANFLAKELGMEMIGYVESPFIPPMALILEGKPNPPLRFYGKDNIIVAVADVYVPPTLVNEIASELVNYLSEMKAKKVICMGGIGIGFFKEPLEVWGVGSSEDLNRELGDNGVKILQYGSIMGMSGKLLWEASRKGLNAYALMGETFGDRPDPRAAANVLEVVKKLTDLDFSTEPLLQEARMIEEQLRKMHEQMELARQRAEKQYEDIYL; this is encoded by the coding sequence ATGGAGAACGAAAAACCGGTAAAGCTCGTTCTGCCAGAGGTGAAGGACCCGATCCTGATAGAGGGCTACCCGGGGATAGGGCTGGTGGGACACATAGCGGCCAACTTCTTAGCCAAAGAACTCGGGATGGAGATGATAGGCTACGTTGAGAGTCCGTTCATCCCGCCAATGGCACTCATCCTTGAGGGAAAGCCAAATCCTCCGCTGCGCTTCTACGGAAAAGACAACATAATTGTCGCCGTTGCTGACGTATACGTTCCCCCCACGCTGGTCAATGAGATAGCCTCGGAACTGGTGAACTACCTCAGCGAGATGAAAGCCAAGAAAGTCATCTGCATGGGGGGAATTGGAATAGGCTTTTTCAAGGAGCCGCTGGAAGTGTGGGGAGTTGGGAGCAGTGAGGACCTCAACAGGGAACTGGGGGACAACGGTGTAAAGATACTCCAGTACGGCTCAATAATGGGGATGAGCGGAAAGCTCCTCTGGGAAGCAAGCAGGAAGGGACTGAACGCCTACGCGCTCATGGGGGAGACCTTTGGAGACAGGCCCGACCCGAGGGCGGCAGCCAACGTTCTGGAGGTCGTGAAAAAACTCACAGACCTGGACTTCAGCACGGAACCGCTCCTCCAGGAGGCCAGGATGATAGAGGAGCAGCTCAGGAAGATGCACGAGCAGATGGAGCTGGCAAGGCAGAGGGCCGAGAAACAGTACGAGGACATTTACCTGTGA